One Maniola jurtina chromosome 25, ilManJurt1.1, whole genome shotgun sequence DNA segment encodes these proteins:
- the LOC123878123 gene encoding uncharacterized protein LOC123878123 isoform X3, whose translation MLAVLVLSVSLSILGSHATISEMGAGQQAIPQNFIPPLNFNTENEGTPNNPINEMVAARQQIIPQNVIPPNVVPPLNFNTDDKGTPNNPLPIQLQVVDNLQNGAGCPNTAMLLNILNLLASSLPQDDKTILDPEKFKYVLTVVKNVLKTTPLNPENLVLYDKLKNLDALVNKINAPVQNPSLRELDGTTSLPPYDLPGQRNYNCQVLFNNLINFINTAYFQVLGYCLQTGKCNPNNELNIPSNYNSIYQLTPYGLIQRNSTMNIWPVHENIPKESITAGADLVNFIKSQEGKGTHDMMFILKNYRPSGASNVPVNEFKSPNDMQNSLIYMNPKSNQIPSLYQPMNEMNGKNPNLQPSNIYYPPNVNTLLWRTIFSGLKGLPGNTYPKDNQKPSLYQPSNEMNGINPNLQPTNIYYPPNMNTGLWQTIFYGLKRLPRNTYPLNNLILSLYQPINEMNGKNPNTKPINIFYPPNMNTVPWQTIFSGLKGMSGNTNIQLLTKFNKENNLGTISSIYPGMETLLQPINGQIIPINTRILNINPNEMVKPNPSVNKNPNILIDILKQAPNQQQNLLSTNMKITQAEINKIPNFVDNNPLLNIQQYLQHSQSPNIQPSIPQNIFLQKPKLPQQSNSYIAYNQNQILNPPMVGVDNQLLNQNGLGFNQISPYITVYDGKDNNGQNMFTDNTKQGNYGGQSIDFNYLLGVANQGKLNSVPIKNSIVELTYALKRPTPVYESQYYVKYRLPYQTFLSNLQNLLAKKPNLRSEPNTPHQELLVGSNVTDASKDLKGLNYEDIVKLTSTNGTLITAKVLENNDTRADEILKVVQKLNSKLPVESIINFNKNATKRINLETQQDNVNGTKTFGVNNLSESVYPTHSDVQRRIYTNLNYPYTSIGQYPQKLQHSPYSAYQTNPGLLNVGMPFLKYRNVLPNTNNLNNPTLYLQYLARNYPQLGR comes from the exons ATCAATGAAATGGTTGCAGCGAGACAACAAATAATTCCGCAAAATGTTATACCACCAAATGTTGTACCGCCTCTAAATTTCAACACTGACGACAAAGGCACTCCAAATAATCCT CTACCAATTCAATTGCAAGTGGTAGATAACCTGCAAAATGGGGCCGGCTGTCCTAATACAGCAATGTTGCTCAATATCCTAAACCTATTGGCCAGTTCATTACCTCAAGATGACAAAACAATATTGGACCCAGAGAAATTCAAGTATGTTCTAACGGTTGTtaagaatgtcttaaaaactACACCTTTGAATCCAGAAAACTTAGTATTATACGACAAATTGAAAAATCTAGATGCActtgtgaataaaataaatgctcCTGTTCAAAACCCAAGTTTGCGTGAACTAGATGGTACTACTTCACTACCACCATATGACTTACCTGGTCAGCGCAACTATAATTGTCAAGTTTTATTCAACAATCtcatcaattttattaatacagCTTATTTCCAAGTATTGGGATATTGTTTACAAACTGGAAAATGTAATCCAAACAATGAATTGAACATACCAAGTAATTATAATTCAATTTACCAGTTAACTCCATATGGGCTAATACAACGAAATTCAACGATGAATATTTGGCCAGTTCatgaaaatatacctaaagAATCAATAACAGCAGGAGctgatttagtaaactttattaaaagtcaAGAAGGAAAGGGAACACACGATATGATGtttattcttaaaaattatAGACCAAGTGGGGCTAGTAATGTTCCTGTGAATGAATTTAAGAGTCCAAACGATATGCAAAATTCTCTTATTTATATGAATCCTAAAAGCAATCAAATACCGAGCTTGTATCAAccaatgaatgaaatgaatggGAAAAATCCAAATCTACAACCAAGCAACATCTACTATCCTCCAAATGTGAACACATTGCTATGGCGAACTATATTTTCTGGACTAAAAGGACTGCCGGGAAATACCTACCCCAAAGACAATCAAAAACCGAGCTTGTATCAACCTTCGAATGAAATGAATGGGATAAATCCAAATCTACAACCAACCAACATCTACTATCCTCCAAACATGAACACAGGGCTATGGCAAACTATATTTTATGGACTAAAACGATTGCCGAGAAATACATATCCATTAAACAATCTGATACTAAGCTTGTATCAACCTATCAATGAAATGAATGGGAAAAATCCAAATACAAAACCCATCAACATTTTCTATCCTCCAAATATGAACACAGTGCCCTGGCAAACTATATTTTCTGGACTGAAAGGAATGTCGGGAAATACGAATATACAACTTTTGACAAagtttaataaagaaaataacttAGGCACTATAAGTTCGATATACCCTGGAATGGAAACACTATTGCAACCTATAAATGGACAAATTATTCCAATTAACACTAGAATACTAAATATAAATCCAAATGAGATGGTCAAACCTAATCCAAGTGTTAATAAAAATCCGAACATTCTTATTGATATTTTGAAACAAGCCCCTAATCAGCAGCAAAACTTACTTAGTACAAATATGAAAATAACCCAAgcagaaattaataaaatcccAAATTTCGTCGACAACAACCCTTTATTGAATATTCAGCAATATCTCCAACATTCGCAGAGTCCAAACATTCAACCAAGTATACCGCAGAATATATTTCTCCAAAAGCCAAAATTGCCACAGCAAAGTAATAGTTATATTGCTtataatcaaaatcaaatcttaAATCCACCTATGGTAGGAGTTGACAATCAATTGCTTAACCAAAATGGTTTGGGCTTTAATCAAATTTCTCCATACATTACTGTATATGACGGAAAAGATAATAATGGACAGAATATGTTTACTGATAACACGAAACAAGGAAATTATGGTGGTCAATCGATAGATTTCAATTATTTACTAGGTGTAGCTAATCAAGGTAAATTGAATAGTGTACCTATTAAAAACAGTATTGTAGAACTAACTTATGCGCTTAAAAGACCGACACCAGTATATGAATCGCAGTATTACGTAAAATATCGACTACCTTATCAGACTTTCCTCTCTAACCTACAAAATTTATTGGCAAAGAAGCCAAATTTGAGAAGTGAGCCTAATACTCCTCACCAAGAATTACTCGTCGGATCGAACGTAACTGATGCATCGAAAGATTTGAAAGGTTTAAATTATGAAGATATAGTTAAATTAACTTCTACTAATGGTACTTTGATTACAGCGAAAGTTTTAGAGAATAATGACACGAGAGCAGACGAAATACTAAAAGTAgttcaaaaactaaattcaaaactGCCTGTGGAGagcattattaattttaataaaaatgcaaCTAAACGTATTAATTTGGAAACACAGCAGGATAATGTTAATGGAACTAAAACTTTTGGTGTCAATAATTTATCGGAGAGTGTTTATCCAACACATTCTGATGTGCAAAGAAGAATATATACGAATTTGAATTACCCCTATACATCGATTGGTCAGTATCCACAAAAACTTCAACACAGTCCATATTCTGCGTATCAGACTAATCCAGGATTACTAAATGTTGGAATGCCATTTTTGAAATACCGTAATGTTTTGCCGAATACAAATAACTTGAATAATCCCACATTGTACTTACAATACCTTGCTAGAAATTATCCTCAATTGGGAAGATAA
- the LOC123878123 gene encoding uncharacterized protein LOC123878123 isoform X7, whose translation MLAVLVLSVSLSILGSHATISEMGAGQQAIPQNFIPPLNFNTENEGTPNNPINEMVAARQQIIPQNVIPPNVVPPLNFNTDDKGTPNNPINEMVAAGQQTIPQNFIPPLNFITDGLRQTPNNPLPIQLQVVDNLQNGAGCPNTAMLLNILNLLASSLPQDDKTILDPEKFKYVLTVVKNVLKTTPLNPENLVLYDKLKNLDALVNKINAPVQNPSLRELDGTTSLPPYDLPGQRNYNCQVLFNNLINFINTAYFQVLGYCLQTGKCNPNNELNIPSNYNSIYQLTPYGLIQRNSTMNIWPVHENIPKESITAGADLVNFIKSQEGKGTHDMMFILKNYRPSGASNVPVNEFKSPNDMQNSLIYMNPKSNQIPSLYQPMNGKNPNTKPINIFYPPNMNTVPWQTIFSGLKGMSGNTNIQLLTKFNKENNLGTISSIYPGMETLLQPINGQIIPINTRILNINPNEMVKPNPSVNKNPNILIDILKQAPNQQQNLLSTNMKITQAEINKIPNFVDNNPLLNIQQYLQHSQSPNIQPSIPQNIFLQKPKLPQQSNSYIAYNQNQILNPPMVGVDNQLLNQNGLGFNQISPYITVYDGKDNNGQNMFTDNTKQGNYGGQSIDFNYLLGVANQGKLNSVPIKNSIVELTYALKRPTPVYESQYYVKYRLPYQTFLSNLQNLLAKKPNLRSEPNTPHQELLVGSNVTDASKDLKGLNYEDIVKLTSTNGTLITAKVLENNDTRADEILKVVQKLNSKLPVESIINFNKNATKRINLETQQDNVNGTKTFGVNNLSESVYPTHSDVQRRIYTNLNYPYTSIGQYPQKLQHSPYSAYQTNPGLLNVGMPFLKYRNVLPNTNNLNNPTLYLQYLARNYPQLGR comes from the exons ATCAATGAAATGGTTGCAGCGAGACAACAAATAATTCCGCAAAATGTTATACCACCAAATGTTGTACCGCCTCTAAATTTCAACACTGACGACAAAGGCACTCCAAATAATCCT ATCAATGAAATGGTCGCAGCGGGACAACAAACAATACCGCAAAATTTTATACCACCTCTAAATTTTATCACTGACGGATTGAGACAAACTCCGAATAATcct CTACCAATTCAATTGCAAGTGGTAGATAACCTGCAAAATGGGGCCGGCTGTCCTAATACAGCAATGTTGCTCAATATCCTAAACCTATTGGCCAGTTCATTACCTCAAGATGACAAAACAATATTGGACCCAGAGAAATTCAAGTATGTTCTAACGGTTGTtaagaatgtcttaaaaactACACCTTTGAATCCAGAAAACTTAGTATTATACGACAAATTGAAAAATCTAGATGCActtgtgaataaaataaatgctcCTGTTCAAAACCCAAGTTTGCGTGAACTAGATGGTACTACTTCACTACCACCATATGACTTACCTGGTCAGCGCAACTATAATTGTCAAGTTTTATTCAACAATCtcatcaattttattaatacagCTTATTTCCAAGTATTGGGATATTGTTTACAAACTGGAAAATGTAATCCAAACAATGAATTGAACATACCAAGTAATTATAATTCAATTTACCAGTTAACTCCATATGGGCTAATACAACGAAATTCAACGATGAATATTTGGCCAGTTCatgaaaatatacctaaagAATCAATAACAGCAGGAGctgatttagtaaactttattaaaagtcaAGAAGGAAAGGGAACACACGATATGATGtttattcttaaaaattatAGACCAAGTGGGGCTAGTAATGTTCCTGTGAATGAATTTAAGAGTCCAAACGATATGCAAAATTCTCTTATTTATATGAATCCTAAAAGCAATCAAATACCGAGCTTGTATCAAcc AATGAATGGGAAAAATCCAAATACAAAACCCATCAACATTTTCTATCCTCCAAATATGAACACAGTGCCCTGGCAAACTATATTTTCTGGACTGAAAGGAATGTCGGGAAATACGAATATACAACTTTTGACAAagtttaataaagaaaataacttAGGCACTATAAGTTCGATATACCCTGGAATGGAAACACTATTGCAACCTATAAATGGACAAATTATTCCAATTAACACTAGAATACTAAATATAAATCCAAATGAGATGGTCAAACCTAATCCAAGTGTTAATAAAAATCCGAACATTCTTATTGATATTTTGAAACAAGCCCCTAATCAGCAGCAAAACTTACTTAGTACAAATATGAAAATAACCCAAgcagaaattaataaaatcccAAATTTCGTCGACAACAACCCTTTATTGAATATTCAGCAATATCTCCAACATTCGCAGAGTCCAAACATTCAACCAAGTATACCGCAGAATATATTTCTCCAAAAGCCAAAATTGCCACAGCAAAGTAATAGTTATATTGCTtataatcaaaatcaaatcttaAATCCACCTATGGTAGGAGTTGACAATCAATTGCTTAACCAAAATGGTTTGGGCTTTAATCAAATTTCTCCATACATTACTGTATATGACGGAAAAGATAATAATGGACAGAATATGTTTACTGATAACACGAAACAAGGAAATTATGGTGGTCAATCGATAGATTTCAATTATTTACTAGGTGTAGCTAATCAAGGTAAATTGAATAGTGTACCTATTAAAAACAGTATTGTAGAACTAACTTATGCGCTTAAAAGACCGACACCAGTATATGAATCGCAGTATTACGTAAAATATCGACTACCTTATCAGACTTTCCTCTCTAACCTACAAAATTTATTGGCAAAGAAGCCAAATTTGAGAAGTGAGCCTAATACTCCTCACCAAGAATTACTCGTCGGATCGAACGTAACTGATGCATCGAAAGATTTGAAAGGTTTAAATTATGAAGATATAGTTAAATTAACTTCTACTAATGGTACTTTGATTACAGCGAAAGTTTTAGAGAATAATGACACGAGAGCAGACGAAATACTAAAAGTAgttcaaaaactaaattcaaaactGCCTGTGGAGagcattattaattttaataaaaatgcaaCTAAACGTATTAATTTGGAAACACAGCAGGATAATGTTAATGGAACTAAAACTTTTGGTGTCAATAATTTATCGGAGAGTGTTTATCCAACACATTCTGATGTGCAAAGAAGAATATATACGAATTTGAATTACCCCTATACATCGATTGGTCAGTATCCACAAAAACTTCAACACAGTCCATATTCTGCGTATCAGACTAATCCAGGATTACTAAATGTTGGAATGCCATTTTTGAAATACCGTAATGTTTTGCCGAATACAAATAACTTGAATAATCCCACATTGTACTTACAATACCTTGCTAGAAATTATCCTCAATTGGGAAGATAA
- the LOC123878123 gene encoding uncharacterized protein LOC123878123 isoform X1 has protein sequence MLAVLVLSVSLSILGSHATISEMGAGQQAIPQNFIPPLNFNTENEGTPNNPINEMVAARQQIIPQNVIPPNVVPPLNFNTDDKGTPNNPINEMVAAGQQTIPQNFIPPLNFITDGLRQTPNNPLPIQLQVVDNLQNGAGCPNTAMLLNILNLLASSLPQDDKTILDPEKFKYVLTVVKNVLKTTPLNPENLVLYDKLKNLDALVNKINAPVQNPSLRELDGTTSLPPYDLPGQRNYNCQVLFNNLINFINTAYFQVLGYCLQTGKCNPNNELNIPSNYNSIYQLTPYGLIQRNSTMNIWPVHENIPKESITAGADLVNFIKSQEGKGTHDMMFILKNYRPSGASNVPVNEFKSPNDMQNSLIYMNPKSNQIPSLYQPMNEMNGKNPNLQPSNIYYPPNVNTLLWRTIFSGLKGLPGNTYPKDNQKPSLYQPSNEMNGINPNLQPTNIYYPPNMNTGLWQTIFYGLKRLPRNTYPLNNLILSLYQPINEMNGKNPNTKPINIFYPPNMNTVPWQTIFSGLKGMSGNTNIQLLTKFNKENNLGTISSIYPGMETLLQPINGQIIPINTRILNINPNEMVKPNPSVNKNPNILIDILKQAPNQQQNLLSTNMKITQAEINKIPNFVDNNPLLNIQQYLQHSQSPNIQPSIPQNIFLQKPKLPQQSNSYIAYNQNQILNPPMVGVDNQLLNQNGLGFNQISPYITVYDGKDNNGQNMFTDNTKQGNYGGQSIDFNYLLGVANQGKLNSVPIKNSIVELTYALKRPTPVYESQYYVKYRLPYQTFLSNLQNLLAKKPNLRSEPNTPHQELLVGSNVTDASKDLKGLNYEDIVKLTSTNGTLITAKVLENNDTRADEILKVVQKLNSKLPVESIINFNKNATKRINLETQQDNVNGTKTFGVNNLSESVYPTHSDVQRRIYTNLNYPYTSIGQYPQKLQHSPYSAYQTNPGLLNVGMPFLKYRNVLPNTNNLNNPTLYLQYLARNYPQLGR, from the exons ATCAATGAAATGGTTGCAGCGAGACAACAAATAATTCCGCAAAATGTTATACCACCAAATGTTGTACCGCCTCTAAATTTCAACACTGACGACAAAGGCACTCCAAATAATCCT ATCAATGAAATGGTCGCAGCGGGACAACAAACAATACCGCAAAATTTTATACCACCTCTAAATTTTATCACTGACGGATTGAGACAAACTCCGAATAATcct CTACCAATTCAATTGCAAGTGGTAGATAACCTGCAAAATGGGGCCGGCTGTCCTAATACAGCAATGTTGCTCAATATCCTAAACCTATTGGCCAGTTCATTACCTCAAGATGACAAAACAATATTGGACCCAGAGAAATTCAAGTATGTTCTAACGGTTGTtaagaatgtcttaaaaactACACCTTTGAATCCAGAAAACTTAGTATTATACGACAAATTGAAAAATCTAGATGCActtgtgaataaaataaatgctcCTGTTCAAAACCCAAGTTTGCGTGAACTAGATGGTACTACTTCACTACCACCATATGACTTACCTGGTCAGCGCAACTATAATTGTCAAGTTTTATTCAACAATCtcatcaattttattaatacagCTTATTTCCAAGTATTGGGATATTGTTTACAAACTGGAAAATGTAATCCAAACAATGAATTGAACATACCAAGTAATTATAATTCAATTTACCAGTTAACTCCATATGGGCTAATACAACGAAATTCAACGATGAATATTTGGCCAGTTCatgaaaatatacctaaagAATCAATAACAGCAGGAGctgatttagtaaactttattaaaagtcaAGAAGGAAAGGGAACACACGATATGATGtttattcttaaaaattatAGACCAAGTGGGGCTAGTAATGTTCCTGTGAATGAATTTAAGAGTCCAAACGATATGCAAAATTCTCTTATTTATATGAATCCTAAAAGCAATCAAATACCGAGCTTGTATCAAccaatgaatgaaatgaatggGAAAAATCCAAATCTACAACCAAGCAACATCTACTATCCTCCAAATGTGAACACATTGCTATGGCGAACTATATTTTCTGGACTAAAAGGACTGCCGGGAAATACCTACCCCAAAGACAATCAAAAACCGAGCTTGTATCAACCTTCGAATGAAATGAATGGGATAAATCCAAATCTACAACCAACCAACATCTACTATCCTCCAAACATGAACACAGGGCTATGGCAAACTATATTTTATGGACTAAAACGATTGCCGAGAAATACATATCCATTAAACAATCTGATACTAAGCTTGTATCAACCTATCAATGAAATGAATGGGAAAAATCCAAATACAAAACCCATCAACATTTTCTATCCTCCAAATATGAACACAGTGCCCTGGCAAACTATATTTTCTGGACTGAAAGGAATGTCGGGAAATACGAATATACAACTTTTGACAAagtttaataaagaaaataacttAGGCACTATAAGTTCGATATACCCTGGAATGGAAACACTATTGCAACCTATAAATGGACAAATTATTCCAATTAACACTAGAATACTAAATATAAATCCAAATGAGATGGTCAAACCTAATCCAAGTGTTAATAAAAATCCGAACATTCTTATTGATATTTTGAAACAAGCCCCTAATCAGCAGCAAAACTTACTTAGTACAAATATGAAAATAACCCAAgcagaaattaataaaatcccAAATTTCGTCGACAACAACCCTTTATTGAATATTCAGCAATATCTCCAACATTCGCAGAGTCCAAACATTCAACCAAGTATACCGCAGAATATATTTCTCCAAAAGCCAAAATTGCCACAGCAAAGTAATAGTTATATTGCTtataatcaaaatcaaatcttaAATCCACCTATGGTAGGAGTTGACAATCAATTGCTTAACCAAAATGGTTTGGGCTTTAATCAAATTTCTCCATACATTACTGTATATGACGGAAAAGATAATAATGGACAGAATATGTTTACTGATAACACGAAACAAGGAAATTATGGTGGTCAATCGATAGATTTCAATTATTTACTAGGTGTAGCTAATCAAGGTAAATTGAATAGTGTACCTATTAAAAACAGTATTGTAGAACTAACTTATGCGCTTAAAAGACCGACACCAGTATATGAATCGCAGTATTACGTAAAATATCGACTACCTTATCAGACTTTCCTCTCTAACCTACAAAATTTATTGGCAAAGAAGCCAAATTTGAGAAGTGAGCCTAATACTCCTCACCAAGAATTACTCGTCGGATCGAACGTAACTGATGCATCGAAAGATTTGAAAGGTTTAAATTATGAAGATATAGTTAAATTAACTTCTACTAATGGTACTTTGATTACAGCGAAAGTTTTAGAGAATAATGACACGAGAGCAGACGAAATACTAAAAGTAgttcaaaaactaaattcaaaactGCCTGTGGAGagcattattaattttaataaaaatgcaaCTAAACGTATTAATTTGGAAACACAGCAGGATAATGTTAATGGAACTAAAACTTTTGGTGTCAATAATTTATCGGAGAGTGTTTATCCAACACATTCTGATGTGCAAAGAAGAATATATACGAATTTGAATTACCCCTATACATCGATTGGTCAGTATCCACAAAAACTTCAACACAGTCCATATTCTGCGTATCAGACTAATCCAGGATTACTAAATGTTGGAATGCCATTTTTGAAATACCGTAATGTTTTGCCGAATACAAATAACTTGAATAATCCCACATTGTACTTACAATACCTTGCTAGAAATTATCCTCAATTGGGAAGATAA
- the LOC123878123 gene encoding uncharacterized protein LOC123878123 isoform X2, with amino-acid sequence MLAVLVLSVSLSILGSHATINEMVAARQQIIPQNVIPPNVVPPLNFNTDDKGTPNNPINEMVAAGQQTIPQNFIPPLNFITDGLRQTPNNPLPIQLQVVDNLQNGAGCPNTAMLLNILNLLASSLPQDDKTILDPEKFKYVLTVVKNVLKTTPLNPENLVLYDKLKNLDALVNKINAPVQNPSLRELDGTTSLPPYDLPGQRNYNCQVLFNNLINFINTAYFQVLGYCLQTGKCNPNNELNIPSNYNSIYQLTPYGLIQRNSTMNIWPVHENIPKESITAGADLVNFIKSQEGKGTHDMMFILKNYRPSGASNVPVNEFKSPNDMQNSLIYMNPKSNQIPSLYQPMNEMNGKNPNLQPSNIYYPPNVNTLLWRTIFSGLKGLPGNTYPKDNQKPSLYQPSNEMNGINPNLQPTNIYYPPNMNTGLWQTIFYGLKRLPRNTYPLNNLILSLYQPINEMNGKNPNTKPINIFYPPNMNTVPWQTIFSGLKGMSGNTNIQLLTKFNKENNLGTISSIYPGMETLLQPINGQIIPINTRILNINPNEMVKPNPSVNKNPNILIDILKQAPNQQQNLLSTNMKITQAEINKIPNFVDNNPLLNIQQYLQHSQSPNIQPSIPQNIFLQKPKLPQQSNSYIAYNQNQILNPPMVGVDNQLLNQNGLGFNQISPYITVYDGKDNNGQNMFTDNTKQGNYGGQSIDFNYLLGVANQGKLNSVPIKNSIVELTYALKRPTPVYESQYYVKYRLPYQTFLSNLQNLLAKKPNLRSEPNTPHQELLVGSNVTDASKDLKGLNYEDIVKLTSTNGTLITAKVLENNDTRADEILKVVQKLNSKLPVESIINFNKNATKRINLETQQDNVNGTKTFGVNNLSESVYPTHSDVQRRIYTNLNYPYTSIGQYPQKLQHSPYSAYQTNPGLLNVGMPFLKYRNVLPNTNNLNNPTLYLQYLARNYPQLGR; translated from the exons ATCAATGAAATGGTTGCAGCGAGACAACAAATAATTCCGCAAAATGTTATACCACCAAATGTTGTACCGCCTCTAAATTTCAACACTGACGACAAAGGCACTCCAAATAATCCT ATCAATGAAATGGTCGCAGCGGGACAACAAACAATACCGCAAAATTTTATACCACCTCTAAATTTTATCACTGACGGATTGAGACAAACTCCGAATAATcct CTACCAATTCAATTGCAAGTGGTAGATAACCTGCAAAATGGGGCCGGCTGTCCTAATACAGCAATGTTGCTCAATATCCTAAACCTATTGGCCAGTTCATTACCTCAAGATGACAAAACAATATTGGACCCAGAGAAATTCAAGTATGTTCTAACGGTTGTtaagaatgtcttaaaaactACACCTTTGAATCCAGAAAACTTAGTATTATACGACAAATTGAAAAATCTAGATGCActtgtgaataaaataaatgctcCTGTTCAAAACCCAAGTTTGCGTGAACTAGATGGTACTACTTCACTACCACCATATGACTTACCTGGTCAGCGCAACTATAATTGTCAAGTTTTATTCAACAATCtcatcaattttattaatacagCTTATTTCCAAGTATTGGGATATTGTTTACAAACTGGAAAATGTAATCCAAACAATGAATTGAACATACCAAGTAATTATAATTCAATTTACCAGTTAACTCCATATGGGCTAATACAACGAAATTCAACGATGAATATTTGGCCAGTTCatgaaaatatacctaaagAATCAATAACAGCAGGAGctgatttagtaaactttattaaaagtcaAGAAGGAAAGGGAACACACGATATGATGtttattcttaaaaattatAGACCAAGTGGGGCTAGTAATGTTCCTGTGAATGAATTTAAGAGTCCAAACGATATGCAAAATTCTCTTATTTATATGAATCCTAAAAGCAATCAAATACCGAGCTTGTATCAAccaatgaatgaaatgaatggGAAAAATCCAAATCTACAACCAAGCAACATCTACTATCCTCCAAATGTGAACACATTGCTATGGCGAACTATATTTTCTGGACTAAAAGGACTGCCGGGAAATACCTACCCCAAAGACAATCAAAAACCGAGCTTGTATCAACCTTCGAATGAAATGAATGGGATAAATCCAAATCTACAACCAACCAACATCTACTATCCTCCAAACATGAACACAGGGCTATGGCAAACTATATTTTATGGACTAAAACGATTGCCGAGAAATACATATCCATTAAACAATCTGATACTAAGCTTGTATCAACCTATCAATGAAATGAATGGGAAAAATCCAAATACAAAACCCATCAACATTTTCTATCCTCCAAATATGAACACAGTGCCCTGGCAAACTATATTTTCTGGACTGAAAGGAATGTCGGGAAATACGAATATACAACTTTTGACAAagtttaataaagaaaataacttAGGCACTATAAGTTCGATATACCCTGGAATGGAAACACTATTGCAACCTATAAATGGACAAATTATTCCAATTAACACTAGAATACTAAATATAAATCCAAATGAGATGGTCAAACCTAATCCAAGTGTTAATAAAAATCCGAACATTCTTATTGATATTTTGAAACAAGCCCCTAATCAGCAGCAAAACTTACTTAGTACAAATATGAAAATAACCCAAgcagaaattaataaaatcccAAATTTCGTCGACAACAACCCTTTATTGAATATTCAGCAATATCTCCAACATTCGCAGAGTCCAAACATTCAACCAAGTATACCGCAGAATATATTTCTCCAAAAGCCAAAATTGCCACAGCAAAGTAATAGTTATATTGCTtataatcaaaatcaaatcttaAATCCACCTATGGTAGGAGTTGACAATCAATTGCTTAACCAAAATGGTTTGGGCTTTAATCAAATTTCTCCATACATTACTGTATATGACGGAAAAGATAATAATGGACAGAATATGTTTACTGATAACACGAAACAAGGAAATTATGGTGGTCAATCGATAGATTTCAATTATTTACTAGGTGTAGCTAATCAAGGTAAATTGAATAGTGTACCTATTAAAAACAGTATTGTAGAACTAACTTATGCGCTTAAAAGACCGACACCAGTATATGAATCGCAGTATTACGTAAAATATCGACTACCTTATCAGACTTTCCTCTCTAACCTACAAAATTTATTGGCAAAGAAGCCAAATTTGAGAAGTGAGCCTAATACTCCTCACCAAGAATTACTCGTCGGATCGAACGTAACTGATGCATCGAAAGATTTGAAAGGTTTAAATTATGAAGATATAGTTAAATTAACTTCTACTAATGGTACTTTGATTACAGCGAAAGTTTTAGAGAATAATGACACGAGAGCAGACGAAATACTAAAAGTAgttcaaaaactaaattcaaaactGCCTGTGGAGagcattattaattttaataaaaatgcaaCTAAACGTATTAATTTGGAAACACAGCAGGATAATGTTAATGGAACTAAAACTTTTGGTGTCAATAATTTATCGGAGAGTGTTTATCCAACACATTCTGATGTGCAAAGAAGAATATATACGAATTTGAATTACCCCTATACATCGATTGGTCAGTATCCACAAAAACTTCAACACAGTCCATATTCTGCGTATCAGACTAATCCAGGATTACTAAATGTTGGAATGCCATTTTTGAAATACCGTAATGTTTTGCCGAATACAAATAACTTGAATAATCCCACATTGTACTTACAATACCTTGCTAGAAATTATCCTCAATTGGGAAGATAA